Sequence from the Ostrea edulis chromosome 8, xbOstEdul1.1, whole genome shotgun sequence genome:
GGGACAGATCTACCAAACAACTACTGCAGGAACCCGGATGGTGAAGCATCACTCTGGTGCTATACCACAGACCCACACGTACGATGGGATTATTGCGATATTCCTGATTGTGGTAAGAAGTTTTCTACGACATATATTCACCGTTATAAAATTACAGCAATAGAATCACACACCGGTAACTGTCCATCTCATAAACGAATAGTTCACTGCCTTGTATCAAAGATAAAAAACTAATGATCTCACCAAGATATCATAACACAATATAGATATGTTCAGTTCACTGCCTTGTATCAAAGACAGAAAATTAATGATGTCACCAAGATATCATAACACAATATAGATATGTTCAGCGTGTTCGCATTTGATATCTTTAAGTATCGTAATGATGGACATTTTCTCAAGAATGCGACGTAGTTGTGAAAAATGCTCATATCAATCCTGGTTAATATAGTGTGTATATTTCAACAGTTGGGGAATTTGACCGAAATCAGTGTAGAATGCATATTATATTTCACAAAtaccatggtcgttataacaatctagtttaccaatGTAACATATCACTGGATCAAGTGCCGTCTGCTTTTTTCGTGCCGATGTTGGGGCATTCTTGTCACACATATTTTAACTACGAAGAACTATGTTTGCCTGACCGGGATGTTGAGTTTGCGGCGGGTGTGGCCTTTTGGCTGGGGATACTTGATCTACCTAGCCACatgttcccacctctggtatatccaagggtccgtgtttcccaactctattttttgtattgcttttgggagttatgagattcaccACTgctcgttatcgtcacctttcagaTGCTCTAAACCCATTCAAATATTCATAAACGTGCTTCATGAAAACCTATTGCGGTGTGAAGTTTGCAATGTATTATGCAGCATATAGTCATTCTCGACCCCCCAGGCTCGTAACTAAACTTTAACCGCGGTTGAACTTGCTGTAGACATACATACTAAGTAATGGTTGATTCAAAGTTAATTTTCGGAAAAGAGATAAACCACCggatgatatttttaaaaaagtatagtAACAGGTTAGGCGTTAGCACAAAACAATCACCATCGATACAATTCTAATGATGCATAAATGTAGATTTTCAACACTTTCAATATACCCCTCTCGAggatgtttcactcatatggggacgtcaccattactggtgaaagaattgaaatttaggtctatgctcagtGTTTACGGCCATCGAGCAATTAGTGCTCCTTAGGGTGCCAAACCAACTGTAACACGGAACACCATTTTTTAAGGGCATAACCGAtgacccgtgatattcacacctggcgccgagcgtttggcggcggaattgtcactacctgttttaacgataTAGGTCTATCGCGACCAGAATAAAAATCCCGACCTTCCCCAAGCGGGGCAAGCGCTCTACAGTTTAACCACCGCGGTGGTAAAGAGCAGGTTACTGGGGGTCATCAGGTAAACTGGAAACCTGTAAATTTTAATTATCGTGACCACCGTAAACCCAGTACGATCTATCAGTCAGTCGTAATTTTAATCAAAAATAGGTATGAATTAAGCTTGTTGCCCAACCTCCTCAATTCATTGAATAACTGTTGTGTACACTTATCTTGTTATGCAGTCAACCTGTTGGGATATAAAGTCGAtctctaaaaatatttatcaggATATAACTTCTTGACAGTCACCACTACATGTAAATTCGATCTATTACTTTTTACAATTACCACTCGGTATTATTTGATCTATTACGTTTTACAAACATCACTCGCGTTGCAACACAACTATTAGTTTTTACAATAACCACTCGTGTTATAGATTCGATCTGTTACTTTTTACAATCAACGATCGGGTTATAATTCAACTGTTACATTTTGTAATCACCACTCGGGTTATAAATTTATCTGTTAATTTTTTACAATCACCATTCGCGTTATAATTCAACCGTTACTTTTTACAACCCCCATTCGGCTTATAGTTCAACTGCTACTTTTTACAATCCCTACTCGTGTTATAATTCAACCGTTACTTTTTGTAATCACCACTCGGGCTATAAATTTATCTGTTAATTTTTTGAATCACCGATCGGGTTGTAATTCAACCGTTACTTTTTACAATCCCCACTCGGGTTATAAGTCAACTGTTACTTTTTACAATCACCATTCGGAATATAAATATTGATCTTGTTTTTCAGTCACCACTCAACTGGAGTGCCTAACACCTGTGGATCCTACAGGCAGGCAGTATTCCGGAACACAAAATTTCGCCGATACCGGAGACCTCTGTCAGAGATGGGACAGTCAGTATCCGCATGCGCATAGTCTTACTTACCTTTCCGATCAGAGTAACTACTGTCGAAACCCGGACGGCGAAAGCGGCCCGTGGTGTTACACTGTCAACCCAAACAAACGCTGGAGCATCTGCAGTATCCCTAGTTGCTGAAAACTATTTCGTGATTTGTCTACCTTGACTGTGAATGACAAGATGTAgcaatttattttgatataaatgagcattttaaaaacaaatgtgcTTGATTTATATGTCTTCTATAATCTGCATacacatttatcaaaattgcagaaaagaaaatgcatttttgatTTAGAGCATAGAGATTTAAAACAGTTTTAGTAAAGAAGATACTTTTAGGGAGGAGATAAAAAATTCGATGTCAGATAagaatctaaattcaaatatttaagAGGAGAGAGGCTAAAATATCCCATAAGTTTCTGTCAACCGACACCGATTACACTCcataggaaaaaaaaaagaaagcgACTGTTAAACGCCACAAGAATAATTGcttttaatcaatatttaatatttttaatttgcaTATTCACTTGTGAATAAACACTagaaaatgtatttgtatgtagttgtatgcttttacttgttaatcgatcaatttcaacattcatcatattaaGTTGTAAAGGAGCTGGGGGCCTTGGTGAAAAAGATGCGAGTTTAGTTTTTTGTTAGACATTGGACTTTTCATTTCATCTCTTACTGTGATATGCATTTAGATTGCAGGGTCTCAATCTGTAAGATGCCACCCAAGACTATTCCCCAGTTTACCGTGAATCACATTGCTTCCCCGAGAACATCATTTACGTGGAAATTCGCGGTACTAGCCAATCAAGAAAATGTAGTTCTCGTAAATAAActattacaaatacatgtaaaagaactaggcaatacatgtagatgcagATTTGCGTAAGTTATGTCTAGTGAAAATATACAGCAATGCATTGTCGCAAAATTAAAGTACCGCGAAATTAAAGTGATATACAGTATTTCAAATGACTTATATTGAAATACTGGTGCACTTAAAACGACACGGTCACTGAACTGGAAGCTTCGTTCATTGAAGAAAACTACCAATCATTCCGTATTCACACAAAACCAAATTTGGAAAAGATTGAATTACATTTCATTATAGCTTGTCAAAAACAATGAATCTATGTTAGATTGAACATGTACCTATTTTGTCATAGACACCAAAGTATAGCTTAAATTACATACAATCATAGCTCGTCATTAACCTTAAAGTATAGCTTAAAGTAGATACAATCATAGCTCGTCATTAACATTAAAGTATAGCTTAAATCACATACAATCATAACTCGTCATTAACCCTAAAGTATAGCTTAAATCACATATAATCATAGCTTGTCATTGACATTAAAGTATAGCTTAAATCACATATAATCATAGCTTGTCATTAACATTAAAGTATATCTTAAATTACATACAATCATAGCTTGtcattaacattaaaatatagcTTAAAGTACATATAATCATAGAATACCATAAACACTAAATATGGGAGAAATTGCATATGATAATTGCTTGTCATAAAGATTATGtcaaagaagaacttgatacattatCAGACTGGGTTAAAACATAAGAGAGATATtcaaatcccgcattagacaatgaaaacaaaagtacgtaccatctatccaactgtgtttagtaaacctgACGTGATAAcaattaaataggttacatgaggaataggttttggttccagctgacaaagctagtaacaacattgtctttgtttgtaaggctcattattacaactgtattttaaacgaacttggcattaattccactcttggtaatcatacttatactccaactgccctttcaaaagatgaaattcttcaaaaccatgcttcagttttagacacatttaatatcccagtcaatgggtcgaatgaatatgagttaccctacctatactggatttcataactacatgaaaacccttacaaaaaaatgatacattgttggatccagtaagtgctctaccaagcccctgaCTTTGtttctcacgaaaatattatcagctgtgaaggagaaaattCAAACCTACcttgcgactacatatgccagaagtggtgttaatcaaatgtggtttctaataaattctaaagaacttttagtaaacttgaaatcgcagagtttttctcaaatcaataacattaacattaaaacttatgacttttcaacactatacacgaccatttctcacgataaattaaagactaggctATTTGGCATCATAGGCAGTGACTTCTtcaacggaaaacggaaatattcatatctagtaatcagtcattcaaaaacatacgttgttaaacaccactctgattccacacacaagtactcctgtagcaatattccattatcacctgcatatggtgtttatatatctcaactgattcgatatggaatagcttgttctgcgtatagccagttttgaaatcgaggtaaTGTACTGTCAAAcaagtacaggggtttcaacagccgggattgaagtcagcatttcgcaaattatatggtcgttataacgatctagttcgtcaatacaacctcgcattgggtcaaatgctgcctgacgtgttttgTACCGATTgctaagctgttcttggcacactgattttgactgcggataactccgtttacctgatcaggatatagggctcgcggtgggtgtgaccggtcaacaggggatgcttactcctcctagacacctgatctcacctctggtgtatccgggggtccgtgcttgcccaactatctattttgtattgcttataggagttatgagattgatcactgttcgttatcttcaccttgcataacaCCTTCTGGCGGAATATATACTGCACCAACATAATATCAATTAAGTTCATACTTGTACCATCAAACTTAAACCACTGAACACATTTATACCCTGTTTTtacaatagatatatattctGCTAAGTCATCCTTGGAAGCAATCAATATACCCCCTGATCTACGAGAATCTACATCATGTCTATTGTctatgtatatttgaaaatcgtttatcACAATAGTATCTAAATTGTCTGTTTTTGTGTCTGTAAAACACAATATATCATAATCTTTTATAAGTTCATCAAATTCCGGGTAGTTCAATCTTGTTTTAATACTACACGCATTTCATGACAATATTTGAGTTCCCTGTTTTCGTGTCTGGAATTGAGAGAACCCGTGTCTGTTTGTATTTTATTGTTAGTTTAATCGATTCTGTAATGGATCCCTCCCCGGTTATTCCATCGtcttcttgtttttgtacatcctCTGACCTGACCACCACCGCGTGCTCCTTGACGTTGTCTGTGCGTAGCATTACTTGTGTGAATTCAGGTGGGTCAGGTGATAGGTCATGCGATTGATGACTACCTGTGTTATTCTTAGGAATAAAGCGAACACCGTATATGCATAATTTATCACGGGAAATGATCGCTCTCTTCCCTTATCTCTTTGCAGCTTTGTAGTATGAAAGAAAACTGAGTTTCACATGATTTTAATTGTCAGTGTTTATTTTGTAGAATTGTGCAGATTTAAATACTTGTTCTTTATTAACATGTTAAACAGAAAACCTTGTATCCGAAGTTCTGTGATGAAATCCGGATGTGTATACTACATATCTatgtaagtactcagtaataatacAAGCATGTGCTCTAAATCATTTCCCGTGAGGGTACGGGTTAGAATATGCTCTtggtaccccttgtttgtcctaagaggtgactaaatgggacagtccttcgaatgagaccacaaaaaccgatgCCCAGTGTCATAACAGTTGTGAAACGATTAAGATCCGTCCTTGCTTAATAACTGTAAGTgctgaacataggcctaaattttgcatcgcTTCCCTTGTATTGGCAACGTCTCTTTATGAGTAAAACATCTTAAAATGGGCGTTaaataataaacaatcaatccatCTAAATATTGTGTatctttatatacattaagTCATAacacaaataacaaacaaaataatgttcaatCAGACACACATGAACAAATACACATTTACTGGTAATACAGACGTTAATTACCAATATCAGAGACTGGTATAATTAACATATTTGTAATCAACGCATGACTGtgtagatgtgtaattaacaatGTGTTTagatatgtaattaacactgtgtagagATGTgcaattaacactgtgttgagctgcgtaattaacactgtgtttatatatatttgattttcttcactttaccAGTGTGAtgctcagccacaaagaggttgtctctgatatCCACACATAAACCGTATGGATGCTCTAAATtctgaatgtaacggaggaactctccgtcctgatctaggatgtggatacggtgattgCTATGGTCTgttgtcaggatgtgactctggctgtctgtagtgatacCGCGTGGATCAAATGATTgcttggtattagagggatgaccagagTATCTAAATCGAAGTTTTCCGGACTGATCAACCACTACCAATTCTTTAGCTGAagagtcagccacacagatattcAGGTTCCTATTCTCACTGATGTAGTGAGGGTAATAACCAAATGAATAGAATGGACGatcctgatcatcaaactgaattgtTTGTTTCTCagtggagccggagtaacgcacaACTTTGGATTGTTTTCCGTCATCGCTGACCATGGTAACCAACACATCATCAGATGAAATACTGCAGATATAGAAAGGTGTCCAGTCCTGTAGTATGACTACGGTCCGGATCTTTTTATTCTTCACTAGGTTTACAGTTTTATTATgatagtcagtataaacaagatctccgtcccgtgtaaCTGCTATGTCCGTTGGTAAGTTTCCTGACTTGGTTTGTAGTGATGCtagtagtttactctggaggttgaggaGCTTCATGGTTTTGTTATCCCCACATGTCCAGACTTCTTCATCAATGAGGCATCTTACACTGAGTAGTCTGTAATATCCAGTTTTGATTGTGGCAGTGTATCGCGGTTCAGCAAGCAGTGGTCTGACTGTTATAACGGATAATGAGGATAATGAACCAAACATCTCATTAAGTTTTTCTGTGTTAATTGTTGGAGTAGATAAGCTTGGTAATGTAACTTTGATTTTAGAAGGAAGCTTATTGAATTCATCATttctagatttgtaagtagatGTTAAGGAAATATCATTGGTGCCCagaatgtttttcatttctagAATGACCTGTTTGATTTCAGTCATTCTGTGCGTGATTTCGTTTGAGTGTTTCTCTAACAGAGCCATATGTTTAGTTTTTGTCTCTTCAATGTCTGACTTCCGTTGGCTAACAATGGCGTTGACCTCGCGGTGCCAAACATCTCCTTGTTGGTCAGCAGCAGTAGTCATGTTTCCGTAATTCGTTTCTAACTCGGCTTTTTCACTTTGGACATCGgacgccatttcttcatatcggGGGTAAATTCTGGTCTTTAGTTCTTCCAAATCTTTTTTCAAACTTTGTTTTTCAAAGCCCAATTTTTCCAGAACATCAGTTAACCTGTGACCTTCGTGTTTACCGGAAGTGACACAAATAGAACAGACAGGAAGAACGCATTTCTCACAGTACATTTCACAATCTTTGTCGGCGTGTTTCACACATATTGAGTATCTAGGAATAAACTTTCGGTGTAAATGATACGGCATGACGTTGTGTTTTTTAGAGGAATCTGAAAGATGTTTGCTGACACAGTCAGTACACAGATTTATATCACAATGTTCACAGCAATATTGTAGGGGGTCActttcacagaggtcacacagtagaACGTACTGAGCACGTGGGTCCATCTCTGGGGTCAGGTGTCACATGAGTAGTTTACTGTCGATATAAAAAAGGaattggaaaaatatatcaatttaaacTGGTTATTAAAACAATGTATTTACATTGACTGATGTTTCGTTAGTAATGGACAAATATGTCAATACCTGTAAACTGCATTATTTCTTGATAAAATCAGGtacttttcttttcaaatagaACTTTATACATGCTTTACACAAAATAAGATATACATATCTAGGTTTCTTGTTTGTATCACATAGAAAATTAGATACACACAGAGGAATAATGGGTTAATTTTAATAGAACTGtcgaaacaatttaaaattacACATGGTATAAAGCATGggttatttattcaaaatttatagataaaacaTATGATCATATGTTTTATCTATACATTAGTGTAAATATTCCCctctatatataaacaaaggtTTCCCTTGagttaaatgaaattaagatgTTCGCTGTAAACTTATTTATCTCAGTTTTAACTATTTCGCTCATGCAAATAACTACTTGATTCCCCGTGGTGGTGTAAAGGTAGAGTGTTCACCTTGCATGCacaaggtcggggttcgaattaCAGCCGCGACATACCTAAGCCGTTAAAACAGGTAGATACAGTGTAAATGTCACGCATCATCGGATATTACCTTAAAACGAATTttacgtgtcacagcaggtgtgagaCGCTAAATAACCTTCACTGCtgaatgaccataagcgccgagcgtaGGTCTAAGTTTGGAACTTTtgaccggtattggtgacgtttccatatgagtgaaaacattCTCTAGagtggacgttaaacaagatacaatcgaTCAATCAACATTCTTGTCAATTCATAAACAGTGCAACGTGTATTGTAAAATAATGACATCTAACCTGTAAATATCCACCTCTGTACAGCCAGGCGCTTCTTCTCGGTATATCGACCTGATAATGAGTGAATGTAATCTGCGCGCCAAACTACAATATATACCTCCCGCCCTGTCACGTGATGACGGGAAGTGCGAAAACAGCCATTTTCATTGGCACTCAAACTATTTAGAGGTAGGTAGAAACAATCCAGGAGGCGTGACCTAAGattttagatccgccactgttgtTTCCGTCCTTTTCCTTTAATGTTTGCGTCACAAATGTAAGCCTACGTTCTGCCCTGAACTCATATTTTTCTTGAGTTACTTGCTTCAACAAAGTATTTTGCATGATTATGGGAAA
This genomic interval carries:
- the LOC125662256 gene encoding uncharacterized protein LOC125662256 translates to MDPRAQYVLLCDLCESDPLQYCCEHCDINLCTDCVSKHLSDSSKKHNVMPYHLHRKFIPRYSICVKHADKDCEMYCEKCVLPVCSICVTSGKHEGHRLTDVLEKLGFEKQSLKKDLEELKTRIYPRYEEMASDVQSEKAELETNYGNMTTAADQQGDVWHREVNAIVSQRKSDIEETKTKHMALLEKHSNEITHRMTEIKQVILEMKNILGTNDISLTSTYKSRNDEFNKLPSKIKVTLPSLSTPTINTEKLNEMFGSLSSLSVITVRPLLAEPRYTATIKTGYYRLLSVRCLIDEEVWTCGDNKTMKLLNLQSKLLASLQTKSGNLPTDIAVTRDGDLVYTDYHNKTVNLVKNKKIRTVVILQDWTPFYICSISSDDVLVTMVSDDGKQSKVVRYSGSTEKQTIQFDDQDRPFYSFGYYPHYISENRNLNICVADSSAKELVVVDQSGKLRFRYSGHPSNTKQSFDPRGITTDSQSHILTTDHSNHRIHILDQDGEFLRYIQNLEHPYGLCVDIRDNLFVAEHHTGKVKKIKYI